In Desulfobulbaceae bacterium, the following are encoded in one genomic region:
- a CDS encoding methyltransferase domain-containing protein: MDMLKIVMLAFRRYRFHLVRKLHLLWGSLIESRMKLSQRSIQFQCNICGHYNEKRELVAFDRELASCASCSSNLRYRAIIDILSNYLYGKSVALVEFPMDKSIIGLGVSDWKGYAEILGTKFSYINTFFHTEPRLDITDIPSSEHGKYDFVIVSDVLEHIDTPVSKGFCNLFNLLKPKGICIITVPFMNFEMTLEHFPDLNSYHISQHDGRRVLINATLDGRVQTFTELEFHGGCGATLEKRIFTRRSLQKELTRAGFDAVDFCRRPNLGFGIKWIVNWSLPISAIKKS; this comes from the coding sequence TGTTATGCTGGCATTCAGGCGATATCGATTCCACTTGGTCCGTAAGTTGCATTTGTTATGGGGTTCTCTGATTGAGAGTCGGATGAAATTATCGCAACGGTCGATTCAATTTCAGTGTAATATCTGTGGGCATTACAACGAAAAGCGTGAGCTGGTGGCTTTTGATCGCGAACTGGCGTCCTGTGCCTCCTGCAGCTCAAATTTACGTTATCGGGCAATAATTGATATCCTCTCCAATTACTTATACGGTAAGAGTGTCGCTCTTGTTGAATTCCCGATGGATAAGTCGATCATAGGGTTAGGTGTGAGTGACTGGAAAGGGTATGCAGAAATTTTGGGAACGAAGTTTTCTTACATCAACACTTTTTTTCATACCGAACCTCGGCTCGATATTACTGACATCCCAAGCAGTGAGCATGGAAAGTACGATTTTGTCATCGTCAGTGATGTGCTTGAGCATATCGATACACCGGTAAGTAAAGGATTTTGTAATTTATTTAATCTGCTTAAACCCAAGGGGATTTGTATTATTACTGTGCCTTTTATGAATTTTGAAATGACACTTGAACATTTTCCCGATTTAAATAGCTATCATATTTCTCAGCATGATGGCCGGAGGGTACTTATCAATGCTACTCTGGATGGACGAGTGCAGACCTTCACTGAACTTGAATTTCATGGGGGATGCGGAGCGACACTCGAAAAGCGGATATTCACCCGAAGATCTCTCCAAAAAGAGTTAACCCGTGCCGGATTTGATGCAGTCGATTTTTGCCGACGTCCAAATTTAGGTTTTGG